A section of the Clostridium omnivorum genome encodes:
- a CDS encoding glutathione peroxidase: MSVYDFQLKNIDGENVKLDQFKGKVLLIVNTASKCGFTPQYEGLEKLYEEFKDKGVEVLGFPSNQFAEQEPGSSDEIKNFCQINYGVSFPLFEKIDVRGESAHPLFKYLSESVPFKGFDLNHPIGAKLTEILKTNFPEILEGNGVKWNFTKFLIDKEGNIVDRFEPTTEPSVIAEKIAKLL, from the coding sequence ATGTCAGTATATGATTTTCAATTAAAAAATATTGATGGAGAGAATGTAAAGTTAGATCAATTTAAGGGAAAGGTTTTACTAATAGTAAATACAGCTAGCAAATGTGGCTTTACACCTCAATATGAAGGACTTGAAAAGCTCTATGAAGAGTTCAAGGATAAAGGAGTAGAAGTTTTAGGTTTTCCAAGCAATCAGTTTGCAGAGCAGGAGCCAGGAAGCAGTGATGAGATTAAGAATTTCTGCCAAATTAACTACGGGGTAAGTTTCCCATTATTTGAAAAGATCGATGTAAGAGGAGAAAGCGCTCATCCTCTATTTAAGTATTTAAGCGAATCAGTTCCATTTAAGGGCTTTGATTTAAATCATCCAATAGGAGCAAAGCTAACAGAGATTTTAAAAACTAACTTTCCAGAAATCTTAGAAGGCAACGGAGTTAAGTGGAACTTTACGAAGTTCTTAATAGATAAAGAAGGAAATATAGTAGATAGATTTGAACCAACTACTGAACCTAGCGTTATCGCTGAAAAAATAGCTAAATTGTTATAA
- a CDS encoding MarR family winged helix-turn-helix transcriptional regulator produces MSTYDKLKLENQLCFSVYAVSRAITKLYRPLLEELDITYPQYLVMLVLWENETLSLKDLGKKLYLDSGTLTPLLKRLESMGLVMRKRSLEDERLLNVSLTEKGFQLKEKAKSIPDCILKAINLDMENLIKTKAQMDSLLTSIIDNEK; encoded by the coding sequence ATGAGTACTTATGATAAATTAAAATTAGAAAACCAATTGTGTTTTTCAGTTTATGCTGTCTCTAGAGCTATAACCAAACTTTATAGACCGCTTTTAGAGGAATTAGATATCACCTATCCTCAGTACTTAGTAATGCTGGTGCTATGGGAAAATGAGACCCTAAGCCTAAAGGATTTAGGCAAAAAGCTTTACCTTGATTCTGGAACCCTAACCCCCTTACTAAAAAGGCTTGAGTCCATGGGTTTAGTAATGCGTAAAAGAAGCCTAGAAGATGAGCGATTATTAAATGTAAGCTTAACAGAAAAGGGGTTCCAGCTTAAAGAAAAGGCTAAAAGTATTCCAGATTGTATTTTAAAGGCTATTAACTTAGATATGGAAAATCTAATAAAAACTAAGGCTCAGATGGATAGCCTACTTACTTCTATTATAGATAACGAGAAGTAG
- a CDS encoding sensor histidine kinase has translation MYGGVTIDDELLSDIGNITYIDNKNYECFSFLPDAILVQRDGKVVFANDELRKLLHCNDGAILGKSILSLLQLKSDVVLSNSINKSFKVVEGEYKIKDFQSNTIDVDIRRSVKQLNNCWYEFFVFRDITMEKKKYNAAVESGVTTTRDTSERMELQEKLFESKELYKKLIDILPDGISIHDGITYSFVSDSYAKMLGYDNPKELVGKRLDEVVSKENHELIKRRVENLLSQDEVFSRVEYQFITKQGISKSFESTSIRFWYNNKLNILSSIRDLTDKKRIEESKLLLERTIEYDKLKTEFFSNMSHELRTPLNILLSSLQLISMYTDTKGDINLSSIRKYTGIMKQNCYRLLRLINNLLDITKIDSGFYTLNMCNHDIVKVVEDITLSVAEYVKEKGIEIIFDTDIEEKILGFDADKIERVILNLLSNAVKFTKSGGRIDVSIHDLIDCIHITVRDTGSGIPKDKINSVFDRFIQVDKSLSRRSEGTGIGLALVKSLVEMHGGSITVESEYGEYTQFDIILPAKILAAEDESGLCHTSINNDLDDKKVERMSIEFSDIYL, from the coding sequence ATGTACGGAGGAGTTACTATTGATGATGAGTTACTATCTGATATTGGAAATATAACTTATATAGATAATAAAAATTATGAGTGTTTTAGTTTTTTACCCGATGCTATATTAGTCCAGAGAGATGGCAAAGTTGTTTTTGCCAATGATGAATTACGAAAACTTCTGCATTGTAATGATGGAGCTATACTAGGTAAATCGATATTATCACTATTGCAGTTAAAGAGTGATGTTGTACTTAGTAACTCTATTAATAAATCCTTTAAAGTTGTTGAAGGTGAGTATAAGATTAAAGACTTTCAATCAAATACAATTGATGTAGATATAAGACGTAGTGTTAAGCAATTGAATAATTGTTGGTATGAGTTTTTTGTATTTAGAGATATAACTATGGAGAAGAAAAAGTACAATGCTGCTGTAGAGAGTGGAGTTACTACGACTAGAGATACGTCAGAAAGAATGGAATTGCAAGAAAAACTGTTTGAGAGCAAAGAACTATATAAAAAACTAATTGATATACTGCCAGATGGTATAAGTATTCACGATGGTATCACATATTCCTTTGTTAGTGACTCATATGCCAAAATGTTAGGGTATGATAATCCCAAAGAATTAGTAGGAAAAAGGCTTGACGAAGTTGTAAGTAAAGAAAACCATGAGCTTATTAAACGAAGAGTAGAAAATCTCTTATCTCAGGATGAAGTATTTTCAAGAGTAGAGTATCAATTCATTACTAAGCAGGGTATATCTAAAAGTTTTGAATCTACATCAATAAGGTTCTGGTATAATAACAAGTTGAATATACTATCTTCAATTAGGGATCTTACAGATAAAAAAAGGATTGAAGAAAGCAAGCTGCTGTTAGAGAGAACTATAGAGTATGATAAATTAAAAACAGAATTTTTCTCTAATATGTCTCATGAGCTAAGAACCCCATTAAATATACTTTTAAGTTCACTACAATTAATAAGTATGTACACAGATACAAAAGGAGATATCAACCTTTCATCAATAAGGAAGTACACAGGTATAATGAAGCAGAATTGTTATAGATTATTACGACTTATCAATAATTTACTAGATATAACAAAGATAGATTCTGGTTTTTATACATTAAATATGTGCAATCATGATATTGTGAAAGTAGTAGAAGATATTACCCTATCTGTAGCAGAGTATGTAAAAGAAAAAGGCATAGAGATTATTTTTGATACAGATATAGAGGAAAAAATATTAGGATTTGATGCAGATAAAATTGAAAGAGTGATATTAAATTTATTGTCTAATGCAGTAAAGTTCACCAAGTCTGGTGGAAGGATAGATGTGAGTATTCATGATCTAATAGATTGTATACATATTACTGTAAGAGATACAGGTAGTGGTATACCGAAAGATAAGATAAATAGTGTTTTTGATAGATTTATACAAGTGGATAAATCACTTTCAAGGAGAAGTGAAGGAACAGGAATTGGTTTGGCTCTGGTAAAATCATTAGTAGAGATGCATGGAGGAAGTATCACTGTAGAAAGTGAATATGGCGAGTACACTCAGTTTGATATAATACTTCCTGCAAAAATTCTTGCTGCTGAAGATGAATCAGGTTTATGCCATACTTCAATAAACAATGATTTAGATGATAAAAAAGTTGAAAGAATGAGCATTGAATTTTCAGATATATATCTATAA
- a CDS encoding helix-turn-helix domain-containing protein gives MSDISIGTNILHLRKEKALTQEQLASMIGVSAGAVSKWETGNSKPDIDLLAPLARALNTSLNELLSFKEELEEEEIKKIKKELADIFLHQGFSEGEKMCKEYLSKYPNSAGLKLNIAGLIQMYSMLLGDKFKELIIIKQKYALALLYGVVDSKESKYLNTALFLIANIQISLEDYEESERCLKELMNSFIDPMVIYASLLERQGKNNQVESLCKRMLLSYMEQSRAMMCILSRTYKNNNNFEKAVLYLEAVSKIESIFKTGLSSGAYNLCRLYIEKGEMDKAAKYFKNYVEDLISIEYDYNNNPYFENLKLEIESEGQKIIRKKLYETLIEEEDTKVLSKLPEYNEAIDKLKAAMEE, from the coding sequence ATGAGTGATATAAGTATTGGCACAAATATTTTGCATTTGAGGAAGGAAAAAGCCTTAACCCAAGAACAACTTGCCAGCATGATTGGCGTTTCTGCTGGAGCAGTAAGCAAGTGGGAAACTGGAAATTCCAAGCCAGATATAGATTTGCTTGCGCCACTAGCAAGAGCTTTAAATACCTCCTTGAATGAACTGCTGTCGTTTAAAGAAGAACTTGAAGAAGAAGAGATTAAGAAAATTAAAAAAGAACTTGCAGATATATTTTTGCACCAAGGGTTTAGTGAAGGGGAAAAAATGTGTAAAGAGTATCTAAGCAAATATCCAAACAGTGCTGGACTAAAATTAAATATTGCTGGACTTATACAAATGTACTCTATGCTGCTAGGCGATAAATTTAAGGAATTAATAATAATAAAACAAAAATATGCACTGGCTCTCTTGTATGGAGTAGTGGACAGTAAAGAGAGTAAATATTTAAATACTGCTCTATTTCTTATAGCAAATATTCAAATATCACTTGAAGACTATGAAGAAAGTGAAAGATGTCTAAAAGAATTAATGAACTCTTTTATTGATCCAATGGTAATCTATGCTTCTCTTTTAGAAAGACAAGGAAAGAATAACCAGGTAGAAAGTCTATGCAAAAGAATGCTGCTAAGCTATATGGAACAAAGTAGAGCAATGATGTGTATATTATCTAGAACTTATAAGAATAATAATAACTTTGAGAAAGCTGTTTTATATTTAGAAGCAGTGAGTAAAATTGAAAGTATATTTAAAACAGGACTTTCTTCAGGCGCCTATAATTTGTGCAGGCTCTATATAGAAAAAGGTGAAATGGATAAGGCAGCTAAGTACTTTAAAAACTATGTGGAAGACTTGATTTCTATAGAATATGATTATAATAATAACCCATATTTTGAAAACCTTAAGCTTGAAATAGAATCAGAAGGTCAGAAGATAATACGAAAAAAATTATACGAGACTTTAATAGAGGAAGAGGATACTAAAGTGCTATCAAAACTTCCTGAGTATAATGAAGCAATTGATAAATTGAAGGCTGCTATGGAAGAATAA